One Persicobacter psychrovividus DNA window includes the following coding sequences:
- a CDS encoding EamA family transporter produces MWIYWGLLAAVFLGLHNITKKISVRENAVFPVLFFTTLSSLGVLVPLFIGSVCFPEVLQSWGIFIPSLPWEQHFYIFIKSAIMCGSWILGYSAMKHLPITIVSPIRSAGPFFTLLGALSIYGERPNTWQWLGFALIIGGMLWYSRVGKKEGIDFKRDKWIFAIIGATFLGSGSGLYDKFLVHYQHLNAQTVQFWFCFYIVALMALVCLFYRWKSPEKVTGFDWRWSILATGIGIVIADFCYFRGLEDPSAMIMLLSAIKRSQIFISVFVGGWIFKERNKRKKMLPLFAVLLGVGLILYAS; encoded by the coding sequence ATGTGGATTTATTGGGGGTTGTTGGCGGCTGTATTCTTGGGCCTCCACAACATTACGAAGAAGATCAGTGTGCGGGAAAATGCAGTTTTTCCCGTTTTGTTTTTTACCACACTGAGTAGTTTGGGCGTTTTAGTTCCTTTGTTTATTGGTTCAGTTTGTTTTCCGGAGGTTTTGCAATCGTGGGGGATATTTATCCCTTCATTACCGTGGGAACAGCATTTTTACATTTTCATCAAGTCGGCGATCATGTGTGGTTCGTGGATCTTGGGCTATTCAGCGATGAAGCACTTGCCGATCACGATTGTGAGTCCGATTCGTTCGGCGGGACCATTCTTCACCCTTTTGGGGGCTTTGAGTATTTATGGTGAACGCCCGAATACCTGGCAGTGGTTGGGTTTTGCGCTGATCATCGGCGGGATGCTTTGGTATTCGAGAGTGGGCAAAAAGGAGGGTATCGACTTCAAAAGGGATAAGTGGATCTTTGCCATTATCGGGGCGACTTTCCTCGGCTCAGGCAGTGGATTGTACGATAAGTTTTTGGTGCATTATCAGCATTTGAATGCACAGACGGTGCAGTTTTGGTTTTGCTTTTATATCGTTGCTCTGATGGCCCTCGTATGCTTATTTTATCGATGGAAAAGCCCGGAAAAGGTTACGGGCTTCGACTGGCGATGGAGTATTTTGGCTACAGGCATTGGGATTGTTATTGCTGATTTTTGCTATTTCCGTGGCTTGGAGGATCCTTCAGCGATGATCATGCTATTGTCAGCCATTAAGCGCAGTCAGATTTTTATCAGCGTGTTTGTTGGTGGATGGATCTTCAAAGAGCGAAACAAGCGCAAGAAGATGTTGCCCTTGTTTGCAGTGCTGTTGGGTGTTGGGTTGATTTTGTATGCTTCTTGA
- the rimO gene encoding 30S ribosomal protein S12 methylthiotransferase RimO, with the protein MKAKGLKKDKVNVITLGCSKNLVDTEVMITQLKGNDIDVEHESQKNDANIVIINTCGFIANAKQESIDMILRFGEEKEAGNIDKLFVTGCLSQRYKEELTAEIPQVDAFFGTNEVPALLQRFKADYKSDLLGDRITTTSNHYSYLKIAEGCDRPCSFCAIPLIRGKHVSQPIEKLVTEAENLAKNGTKELLLIAQDLTYYGLDIYKKRNLSDLLKRLSDVNGIDWIRLHYAYPAGFPMDVIDVMAERDNICNYLDIPLQHGSSNVLKAMRRGIDREKTERLITDIRERVPDIAIRTTMIAGHPGETEADHQEMLRFVEKMRFERLGIFTYSHEDNTHAFGMEDLLSQEEKQRRADEVMQLQEGISFELNQAKVGRTFKTMIDRKEGGYWIGRTEFDSPEVDNEVLIPADKHLLRLGDFANIEIEDASEFDLFGKPV; encoded by the coding sequence TTGAAAGCCAAAGGTCTAAAAAAAGATAAGGTAAACGTGATCACTTTGGGTTGCTCCAAAAACTTGGTCGATACCGAAGTGATGATCACCCAACTAAAAGGAAACGATATTGATGTGGAGCATGAGTCGCAGAAAAACGACGCTAACATCGTGATTATCAATACTTGCGGATTCATCGCCAATGCCAAACAGGAGTCCATCGATATGATCCTTCGTTTTGGAGAAGAGAAAGAAGCAGGTAATATCGATAAGCTTTTTGTGACAGGTTGCCTGTCTCAGCGCTATAAAGAAGAACTTACTGCGGAAATCCCACAGGTGGATGCCTTCTTCGGAACCAACGAAGTGCCTGCACTTTTGCAACGCTTCAAGGCGGATTACAAGTCTGACCTATTAGGCGACCGTATCACCACGACTTCAAATCATTATTCTTATTTGAAAATTGCTGAAGGTTGTGACCGCCCATGTTCTTTCTGTGCCATCCCATTGATCCGTGGAAAACACGTCTCGCAGCCCATTGAAAAGCTGGTTACTGAAGCGGAAAATCTGGCCAAAAACGGCACCAAAGAATTGTTATTGATTGCCCAGGACCTGACGTATTACGGCCTGGATATTTATAAAAAACGTAACCTTTCAGATTTACTGAAACGCCTGTCGGATGTCAATGGCATCGATTGGATTCGCCTTCATTATGCCTACCCTGCAGGTTTCCCAATGGACGTAATCGACGTAATGGCTGAGCGTGATAATATCTGTAATTATCTGGATATTCCACTTCAGCACGGTTCTTCAAATGTCCTGAAAGCAATGCGTCGTGGTATTGACCGCGAGAAAACGGAGCGCCTGATCACCGACATCCGTGAGCGTGTGCCAGATATCGCTATCCGTACCACCATGATCGCTGGACACCCTGGAGAAACCGAAGCCGACCATCAGGAAATGTTGCGTTTTGTTGAGAAAATGCGTTTTGAGCGTTTGGGAATTTTCACCTACTCTCACGAAGACAACACCCATGCCTTCGGAATGGAAGATTTACTTTCTCAGGAAGAAAAACAACGCCGTGCCGACGAGGTGATGCAATTGCAGGAAGGTATTTCTTTCGAGTTGAATCAAGCCAAAGTTGGACGTACTTTCAAAACCATGATCGACCGCAAAGAAGGTGGTTACTGGATCGGACGTACAGAATTCGACTCTCCAGAAGTAGACAATGAAGTGTTGATCCCTGCGGACAAGCATTTGTTGCGTTTGGGTGATTTCGCCAATATCGAAATCGAAGACGCCTCAGAATTTGATTTGTTCGGTAAGCCGGTTTAA
- a CDS encoding choice-of-anchor Q domain-containing protein, which translates to MDTLAYEFKPMEGSPVLDQGVDLAFKIKKDFLRKARVKGSAIDIGAIEGEEYITAFNDLSNSNTQWFISPQSEISWLSTAGSFSVMIFDQQGNEVFASSALEGQTHASGLNNFL; encoded by the coding sequence GTGGATACTTTGGCTTATGAGTTCAAGCCGATGGAAGGATCTCCTGTTTTGGATCAAGGGGTTGATTTAGCTTTTAAAATCAAGAAGGATTTTCTGAGAAAGGCACGTGTCAAAGGTTCGGCGATAGATATTGGAGCAATTGAGGGTGAGGAGTATATTACGGCTTTCAATGATCTGAGCAATAGCAATACACAATGGTTTATTTCTCCTCAAAGTGAAATTTCATGGCTGAGCACTGCGGGCAGTTTTTCGGTAATGATCTTTGATCAGCAGGGAAATGAGGTGTTTGCTTCTTCGGCTTTGGAGGGTCAGACCCATGCGTCTGGCCTAAACAATTTTTTGTAG
- a CDS encoding ABC-F family ATP-binding cassette domain-containing protein yields the protein MNYLSIEELHKSFDERSLLDGVNFGIAQGQKIALVGVNGCGKSTLMKIIAGREEADKGHVAFREGIRMAFVPQSPSFNPEDSIRTSVFDADNSTLSLIRDYEYHLERSATDEKSAEKLQELIADIDSANAWDYESQVKTILGQLGLHDLEQKVGQLSGGQRKRISLARALIEKPDFLILDEPTNHLDLETIEWLEQYLSSANMALLLVTHDRYFLEKVTNHIIELDGGQIFQYYGNYGYFLEKKAEREAIEASEVEKAKNLYKKELDWIRRQPKARGTKAKYRVDAFDDVKKAAHKNLKKDELALSVQQRRLGGKVLELDKINKSFDGQPFVKDFSYIFQKKDRIGIIGPNGVGKSTFLNILTGTLEADSGEIDLGVNTHVGYYHQEEAIFDENARVIDVVKDVAEVVELADGSTLSASAFLNLFLFPPKMQYNVVAKLSGGERRRLQLLRVLIKNPNFLILDEPTNDLDLITLNVLEDFLSKFGGCLMLVSHDRYFMDRLVDHTFVFEGQGVIRDFPGNYSDYRVEVEEKEKARVEAAKSVEKEKTDWKTEQKNDQPKKKLSFKEQKEYEQLETDIEQLETQKEEIVALMNAGTGSHEDLANWAKEIEEINDTLEEKEMRWLELSEYAG from the coding sequence GTGAATTACCTCTCGATAGAAGAACTACATAAAAGCTTTGATGAGCGCAGCCTGCTGGATGGCGTGAATTTTGGCATTGCCCAGGGGCAGAAAATTGCGCTGGTGGGTGTGAACGGCTGTGGGAAATCCACGCTGATGAAAATTATTGCTGGACGCGAAGAAGCTGACAAGGGACATGTGGCCTTCCGTGAAGGAATACGCATGGCTTTTGTTCCGCAGTCGCCAAGCTTTAACCCTGAAGACAGCATCCGCACCTCTGTATTTGATGCCGACAACAGTACACTTTCGTTGATCCGCGATTACGAATACCATTTGGAGCGTTCGGCGACAGATGAAAAATCTGCAGAAAAACTTCAGGAATTGATTGCTGACATCGACAGTGCGAATGCCTGGGATTATGAGTCACAGGTAAAGACCATTCTGGGCCAGTTGGGCTTACATGATTTGGAGCAGAAAGTTGGGCAGTTATCGGGTGGACAACGAAAGCGCATCTCTTTGGCAAGGGCATTGATCGAAAAGCCTGACTTTTTGATTCTCGATGAGCCTACCAACCACCTCGATCTGGAAACCATTGAGTGGCTGGAACAGTACTTGTCCTCCGCCAATATGGCTTTGCTTTTGGTAACGCACGACCGTTATTTTCTGGAGAAAGTTACCAACCACATCATTGAGCTGGATGGGGGGCAAATCTTTCAGTATTACGGTAACTACGGCTACTTTTTGGAGAAAAAAGCGGAACGCGAAGCCATTGAAGCAAGTGAAGTGGAAAAGGCGAAAAACCTGTATAAAAAGGAGCTCGACTGGATCCGCCGACAGCCAAAAGCACGAGGAACAAAAGCCAAATACCGTGTAGATGCCTTTGACGATGTAAAGAAAGCGGCACATAAAAACCTGAAAAAAGATGAGCTTGCCCTGAGTGTTCAGCAAAGACGCCTCGGCGGAAAAGTGCTGGAACTTGACAAGATCAATAAATCTTTCGATGGTCAGCCTTTTGTTAAAGATTTCTCTTATATCTTTCAGAAAAAAGACCGTATCGGAATTATTGGACCAAACGGAGTGGGGAAATCTACTTTCCTGAACATCCTGACGGGCACACTGGAAGCCGATAGTGGCGAGATTGATTTAGGTGTAAATACGCATGTGGGGTATTACCATCAGGAAGAGGCTATTTTCGATGAAAACGCTCGTGTGATTGACGTGGTGAAGGATGTAGCTGAGGTGGTAGAACTCGCCGACGGTTCGACTTTGAGTGCTTCGGCCTTCTTGAACCTGTTCCTGTTTCCTCCAAAAATGCAATACAATGTGGTGGCCAAGCTGTCTGGTGGTGAACGTCGCCGATTGCAGTTGCTGAGGGTATTGATTAAGAATCCCAACTTCTTGATTCTTGATGAGCCCACCAACGATTTGGACTTGATCACGCTGAATGTCCTCGAAGATTTTCTATCGAAATTTGGGGGCTGTTTGATGCTTGTTTCTCACGACCGTTACTTTATGGATCGACTGGTGGACCATACTTTTGTGTTTGAAGGGCAGGGCGTGATCCGTGATTTCCCTGGTAATTATTCCGACTACCGTGTAGAGGTGGAGGAGAAGGAAAAAGCACGTGTAGAAGCCGCTAAATCAGTAGAGAAAGAGAAAACCGACTGGAAAACTGAGCAAAAAAATGATCAGCCGAAAAAGAAACTCTCTTTTAAGGAGCAAAAAGAATACGAGCAACTTGAAACCGACATTGAGCAACTTGAAACTCAGAAAGAGGAAATTGTAGCCCTGATGAATGCTGGTACAGGAAGCCATGAAGATTTGGCCAACTGGGCAAAAGAGATTGAGGAGATCAACGATACCCTCGAAGAAAAAGAGATGCGCTGGCTGGAGTTGAGTGAATATGCTGGGTAA
- the bshC gene encoding bacillithiol biosynthesis cysteine-adding enzyme BshC, whose amino-acid sequence MTTTKIALKDTHRFSSIFMDYLDQHEALKPFYHRFPNIENFKAQIEEKSKAYVPAHRMIMSQVLRNQYAKLERFPETKENIRLLMKDRKTFTVTTGHQLNIFTGPLYFIFKIVSVINTCKALKEAYPDCTFVPVYWMASEDHDFAEIAYFHLFGKKYEWETEQTGAVGRMNPQELKAIIEQLPEAVPLFEEAYLQKKTLAEAVAHYVNTLFGKDGLVVIDADDKNLKALFRPVIRREIFDNESAPIIEATSERLVNAGYKAQVHPREINFFYLFENTRERLVRNDNGDYDVLNRNWTMTKEELDRLIERNPERFSPNVAMRPLYQEWILPNLAYCGGPGELAYWLQLKDMFEHFKVPFPILLPRHFGMVFNKNLQNKWEKTGAKTENIFEDLQTLKANYIQRNSENEVSLEKEMEAIKATFAQIAVQAESIDQSLQGFIGAEEAKTLKSIGNIEKRLKKSEERKHETGLKQIEAVLDKLFPNGGLQERHENFLNFYLNNDQFIEEVKEAFTAFDFRFTILS is encoded by the coding sequence ATGACGACAACCAAGATTGCACTGAAAGATACGCACCGTTTTTCTTCGATATTCATGGATTACCTCGATCAGCACGAGGCACTCAAGCCTTTCTATCATCGTTTTCCGAACATTGAGAACTTTAAAGCTCAGATCGAGGAAAAGTCCAAAGCTTATGTGCCTGCTCATCGCATGATCATGTCGCAGGTGTTGAGAAATCAGTACGCTAAATTGGAACGTTTTCCGGAGACAAAGGAGAACATCCGCCTGTTGATGAAAGACCGCAAGACTTTCACAGTAACCACGGGACATCAACTGAACATCTTCACTGGGCCGCTATATTTTATTTTTAAGATTGTATCGGTGATTAATACCTGCAAGGCATTGAAGGAGGCTTATCCGGACTGTACCTTTGTGCCGGTGTATTGGATGGCGTCGGAGGATCATGATTTTGCCGAGATTGCCTATTTCCATTTGTTCGGAAAGAAATACGAGTGGGAAACGGAGCAAACGGGTGCTGTGGGGCGCATGAATCCGCAGGAGCTGAAGGCGATTATTGAGCAGTTGCCTGAGGCGGTGCCATTGTTTGAGGAGGCTTATTTGCAGAAAAAAACCTTGGCCGAAGCGGTGGCGCATTATGTGAATACCCTTTTTGGCAAGGACGGTTTGGTGGTGATTGATGCCGACGATAAAAACCTGAAAGCCCTTTTCAGGCCTGTTATCCGTCGGGAGATTTTCGACAATGAGTCGGCTCCGATCATCGAAGCGACTTCCGAGCGACTGGTGAATGCTGGCTACAAAGCACAGGTTCACCCTCGGGAGATCAATTTCTTTTATCTTTTTGAAAACACCCGCGAGCGACTGGTCCGCAACGACAATGGCGACTACGATGTACTGAACAGAAATTGGACGATGACCAAAGAGGAGCTCGACCGACTTATTGAGCGTAACCCTGAGCGTTTCAGTCCGAATGTGGCCATGCGCCCGCTGTATCAAGAGTGGATTTTGCCGAATTTGGCGTATTGTGGAGGACCTGGTGAGTTGGCCTATTGGCTACAGCTGAAGGATATGTTTGAGCATTTCAAGGTACCTTTCCCGATATTGTTGCCTCGCCATTTTGGAATGGTCTTCAATAAAAACCTGCAAAACAAGTGGGAAAAGACCGGCGCAAAGACCGAAAACATCTTCGAAGACCTGCAAACATTAAAAGCCAATTATATTCAGCGAAATTCTGAAAATGAAGTGTCGCTCGAAAAGGAAATGGAGGCAATTAAAGCTACATTTGCTCAAATCGCTGTACAAGCCGAAAGCATTGATCAAAGTCTGCAAGGATTTATCGGTGCGGAGGAAGCCAAGACGCTCAAGAGCATCGGCAATATTGAAAAGCGATTGAAAAAATCCGAAGAGCGCAAGCATGAAACGGGACTCAAGCAAATTGAGGCGGTTTTGGACAAGCTCTTCCCTAATGGTGGATTGCAGGAACGCCACGAGAACTTCCTGAATTTCTACCTGAACAACGATCAATTTATCGAAGAGGTCAAAGAGGCATTTACCGCTTTCGACTTCCGATTTACCATACTTAGTTAA
- a CDS encoding SDR family NAD(P)-dependent oxidoreductase, producing the protein MNKKICFITGANSGIGKATAVQLAERGYVVLIGARNESRGLQAVADVKEMSSSETVELVQIDLSLKASISHAVKEIKSKFDHLDVLIHNAADFDVSRKAPVLTAEGVESIWATNHIGPVLLTNGLLDLLKNSKQGRIIMVASQGLMLHPRMKVDLNDPEYQHRKFSVAKAYYQSKLAQVMYTYWLAKKLSDTAVTVNCIRVTNVKIDLNRYPDLSALMKFLYSIKSKFSISPEQMAETYTYLADDPAVSKTTGKYFNEKNEMVDSSAYSKEEKHWEELMELTKGYVAEGFSVKPSREGLSR; encoded by the coding sequence ATGAACAAAAAAATATGCTTCATCACAGGGGCGAATTCGGGTATAGGAAAGGCGACTGCTGTTCAGTTGGCTGAGCGTGGTTATGTAGTTTTGATTGGGGCAAGGAACGAAAGCCGAGGATTGCAAGCGGTCGCTGATGTGAAGGAAATGTCTAGTTCGGAGACGGTCGAGTTGGTTCAGATTGATTTGTCTTTGAAGGCTTCGATCAGCCATGCAGTCAAGGAGATCAAGAGTAAGTTCGATCATTTGGATGTGTTGATTCATAATGCGGCTGATTTTGATGTTTCTCGAAAAGCGCCTGTTTTGACGGCTGAAGGTGTAGAGTCGATTTGGGCGACAAATCATATTGGACCTGTATTGCTGACTAATGGACTGTTGGATTTGCTTAAAAACAGCAAGCAAGGGCGTATCATTATGGTGGCATCACAGGGGCTGATGTTACATCCGAGGATGAAGGTTGATTTGAATGATCCCGAATATCAGCATCGAAAATTCAGCGTAGCAAAGGCTTATTATCAGTCCAAACTGGCGCAGGTGATGTATACTTATTGGTTGGCGAAAAAGCTGTCGGATACGGCGGTAACGGTGAACTGTATTCGGGTAACAAATGTAAAAATTGACCTGAACAGATACCCCGATTTATCGGCACTGATGAAGTTTCTTTATTCCATAAAAAGTAAATTCTCGATCTCTCCCGAGCAAATGGCGGAGACTTACACTTACCTTGCCGATGATCCCGCAGTAAGCAAGACCACTGGGAAATATTTCAATGAGAAAAATGAGATGGTGGATTCTTCAGCTTACAGTAAGGAGGAAAAGCACTGGGAGGAGTTGATGGAATTGACGAAAGGGTATGTTGCGGAAGGGTTTTCGGTAAAGCCATCACGAGAGGGACTCTCGCGATAG
- a CDS encoding Rpn family recombination-promoting nuclease/putative transposase — MKEVYINPFTDFGFKKLFGEEQNKEMLIDFLNQLLPPEDQIQSLTFHKNEHYARTDAERKAIFDLFCENEKGEKFIIELQRAKQKNFMERTIYYATFPLQEQAEPGKEWAFDLKGVYSIGILNFELDTGLFPKEDLLHTAKLMNVKTGDVLYDKLTFIYLETPKFTKTLDQLESRFDKWLFLLRNLHLLENRPQQLQERVFENFFEIAQISKLDKMEADQYQESLKSMRDYYNTIKYSREQGEEEGVLKVAMNMLKLGVDIDIIVKSTNLSFHEIEELKNNNDKAN; from the coding sequence ATGAAAGAAGTATATATCAATCCGTTCACCGATTTTGGTTTCAAAAAACTCTTTGGCGAAGAGCAAAACAAGGAGATGCTGATTGATTTTTTGAATCAGTTATTGCCTCCCGAAGATCAGATCCAATCGCTGACTTTTCATAAGAATGAGCATTATGCCCGAACAGATGCTGAACGAAAGGCGATTTTTGACTTGTTTTGTGAGAATGAAAAAGGGGAAAAGTTCATTATTGAGCTTCAGAGAGCAAAGCAGAAGAACTTCATGGAGCGCACAATTTACTATGCGACTTTTCCTTTGCAGGAACAAGCGGAACCTGGCAAAGAGTGGGCATTCGACCTGAAAGGGGTGTACTCGATCGGTATCCTTAATTTTGAGTTGGATACGGGACTTTTTCCAAAGGAGGATTTACTGCATACGGCGAAGCTGATGAATGTGAAGACGGGTGATGTGCTCTATGATAAACTGACCTTTATTTATTTGGAGACGCCCAAATTCACCAAGACTTTGGATCAGCTGGAAAGTCGTTTTGACAAGTGGTTGTTCTTATTAAGGAACCTTCATTTGTTGGAAAACCGCCCACAACAATTACAGGAACGTGTATTTGAAAACTTTTTTGAAATCGCTCAAATCTCAAAATTAGATAAAATGGAAGCAGATCAGTATCAGGAATCATTGAAAAGCATGCGGGATTATTATAATACGATCAAGTATAGTCGGGAGCAGGGGGAAGAAGAAGGGGTGCTTAAGGTTGCAATGAATATGTTAAAATTGGGTGTTGATATTGATATTATAGTCAAAAGCACTAATCTATCTTTTCATGAAATAGAGGAACTGAAGAACAATAATGATAAAGCGAATTGA
- a CDS encoding outer membrane beta-barrel family protein — translation MKRLLIITLLLLPQMLWAQARISGTAIDQQANSPLSFAQVALFQDDKLITGAMTEQDGRFEIKKIKAGDYTLQLSFVGYQSQKQAISLSNGQHLKLGNIGLGIDATELEAVEVKAQKATTVRKIDRQSFSAEDFATARSGNATDLLRNIPSVSISPDGDVSLRGTSGFLVYIDGKPTQIEPSVLLQQIPASSIKNIEIITVPSARYEAQGNAGIINITTLGNVMQGTSITADLMGGGTPWHEGMDPRRYSGSMNITHSKDKLSLYGGLSYNDRDVRGSRTGNARLLQQDGSYYHMQASGDRPEWHINATANAGLSYDFGSAGKINASYYYGYKNQKRTADYFYDNFYGDINANRTDDPRNAYIFNPNTHEKQGKFQSYALDYQKSWDNGTALSVAGLYENSRLWGDLDNKNYASNTDGEVGELQLHYMQDDNNPLEGYRLNIDLTIPLAENQKLETGFQPQWLVQSGDFNYDTLDLNTQKFGSAYQNFVRLNRGIYAGYVNYSAKFDKLSMMAGLRFEYTDQELTIENPEYQNIFDPERENQSQYNVKQPNLFPSLHLDYQLSEEQKLILSGSRRINRPPTKNMAPFLWRRHFEVFEIGDPTLQPEYINNVEASFTQHTSWMDFTVTTFYRGTENAIFRVNTVDTDQNVLLRSYTNAGNDQALGLELNTNWRLGKNVKFFLGGSLYSYAIKGDIFDYTVDTKSTNWTVNTNLNATIYKGLKFAWDMQVKSATVTAQGENELFYLSNVALNYTPNKLDQFQFAFRVEDVFASNIKGLNTAGYNAEGTQIFFQDTEYFRYGPILELGVTYRFQSGKSKKVKNTKGQFGKEQF, via the coding sequence ATGAAAAGACTATTAATCATCACCTTATTGCTGTTGCCCCAAATGCTATGGGCACAAGCACGCATTTCTGGAACCGCTATTGACCAACAAGCCAACAGCCCGCTGTCATTTGCACAGGTTGCCTTGTTTCAAGACGACAAACTCATCACTGGAGCGATGACCGAACAAGATGGTCGGTTTGAAATCAAGAAAATCAAAGCGGGGGACTACACGCTTCAGCTCAGTTTTGTGGGCTATCAGAGTCAAAAACAAGCGATCAGTCTGAGCAATGGACAACACCTCAAGTTGGGGAACATTGGTTTGGGTATTGACGCCACCGAATTGGAAGCGGTAGAAGTAAAAGCCCAAAAAGCAACCACCGTCCGTAAGATTGACCGCCAGAGTTTCAGCGCCGAGGACTTTGCCACCGCCCGTTCGGGGAATGCCACCGACCTTTTGCGCAACATTCCTTCGGTAAGCATCAGCCCCGATGGCGATGTGAGTTTGAGGGGAACCTCAGGATTTTTGGTTTATATTGACGGCAAGCCTACGCAGATTGAACCGTCGGTTTTGTTGCAACAAATCCCTGCTTCATCCATCAAAAACATTGAAATCATCACCGTTCCTTCGGCACGATATGAAGCGCAGGGAAATGCGGGGATCATCAACATTACCACTTTGGGCAATGTGATGCAGGGCACCAGCATCACCGCTGACCTGATGGGCGGGGGAACGCCTTGGCATGAAGGCATGGATCCACGACGTTATTCGGGATCAATGAACATCACCCATAGCAAAGACAAGCTGTCGCTTTATGGAGGACTGAGCTATAATGACCGTGATGTGCGTGGTAGCCGAACGGGAAATGCCCGCCTGTTGCAACAAGACGGTAGCTATTATCACATGCAGGCTTCGGGCGACCGACCTGAATGGCACATCAATGCGACGGCTAACGCAGGATTATCCTATGATTTTGGATCGGCAGGAAAGATCAACGCCTCCTATTATTATGGTTACAAAAACCAAAAGCGTACCGCCGATTATTTCTATGACAACTTCTACGGAGACATCAACGCTAACCGTACTGATGATCCTCGTAATGCTTATATTTTCAACCCAAACACCCACGAGAAACAAGGAAAATTCCAATCCTATGCTTTGGATTACCAGAAGTCGTGGGACAATGGTACGGCTTTGAGTGTTGCTGGTTTGTATGAAAACTCTCGTCTTTGGGGAGATTTGGACAACAAGAACTACGCCTCAAATACTGATGGTGAAGTCGGGGAACTGCAATTGCATTATATGCAGGATGACAACAACCCGTTAGAAGGTTACCGCCTGAATATCGACTTGACCATTCCTTTGGCTGAAAATCAGAAATTGGAAACAGGATTCCAGCCTCAATGGTTGGTACAGTCGGGCGACTTCAATTATGACACCCTTGACCTGAACACTCAAAAGTTCGGCAGTGCCTACCAGAATTTTGTTCGCTTGAACCGTGGCATTTATGCAGGTTATGTGAACTACAGTGCGAAGTTTGACAAGCTGAGCATGATGGCAGGTTTGCGTTTTGAATATACCGATCAAGAACTGACGATTGAGAACCCTGAATATCAGAATATCTTCGACCCTGAACGTGAGAATCAGTCGCAGTACAATGTCAAGCAACCGAATCTCTTCCCTTCCTTGCATTTGGATTACCAGCTGTCGGAAGAGCAAAAGCTGATCCTTTCGGGATCAAGAAGAATCAACCGACCACCGACAAAAAACATGGCCCCATTCCTTTGGAGACGTCATTTTGAGGTATTTGAAATCGGAGACCCTACCCTTCAGCCAGAGTACATTAACAATGTTGAAGCCTCTTTCACTCAGCATACTTCATGGATGGATTTCACCGTAACCACCTTCTACCGTGGTACAGAAAATGCTATCTTTAGAGTCAATACCGTCGATACCGATCAGAATGTTTTGTTGCGTTCCTACACCAATGCAGGAAACGATCAGGCGCTTGGTTTGGAGCTGAATACCAATTGGAGATTGGGTAAAAATGTCAAGTTCTTCTTGGGTGGTTCATTGTATTCATATGCAATCAAAGGGGATATTTTCGATTATACCGTGGATACCAAATCCACCAACTGGACGGTGAATACCAACCTGAATGCCACCATTTATAAAGGGCTGAAATTCGCTTGGGACATGCAAGTAAAGTCAGCCACCGTTACCGCTCAGGGGGAGAATGAGTTATTCTATCTATCGAATGTAGCGCTAAACTACACTCCTAATAAATTGGATCAATTCCAGTTCGCCTTCCGTGTAGAGGACGTTTTCGCCTCCAACATCAAAGGGCTCAACACTGCAGGATACAATGCCGAAGGTACTCAAATCTTCTTTCAGGATACCGAATATTTCCGCTACGGTCCTATCCTTGAGTTGGGCGTAACCTACCGCTTCCAATCAGGAAAATCCAAAAAAGTTAAGAATACCAAAGGACAGTTTGGTAAGGAGCAGTTTTAA